Sequence from the Piscinibacter sp. HJYY11 genome:
GCTGTACAAGAAGGTCAACCCCAACGTGGAGATCAAGCTCGTGAGCCTGGCCTTCATGGACCACCACACCGCGATGACGACCGCGCTCGCCGCCGGCGGCACCGTGCCCGACGTGATGGGCGTGGAGCTGAGCTTCATCGGCCGGCTCGTCGAGTCGAAGGGCCTCGAAGACCTGGGCAAGCCGCCCTACAACGGCAACGTGCTCACCTCGAAGTTCGCCAAGTTCACCGTGCCGCTCGCGATGAGCGGCTCGGGCACGCTCGCCGCCATCCCGGCCGACATCGGCCCCGGCGCCCTCTTCTACCGCAAGGACCTGCTCGACAAGGCCGGCGTCAGCGAGGCCGACCTCACCAAGAGCTGGGAGTCGTACATCGAGGCCGGCAAGAAGGTGAAGGCCGCCACCGGTGCCTACCTGATGGCCGACGCGGTCGACATCAAGGACATCTACATCCGCTCCGGCCTCAAGGCCGGCGAAGGCATCTACTTCGACAAGAAGGGCCAGCCGCTCATCAACACGCCTCGCTTCCAGAAGGGCTTCGAGCTGGCCAAGGCCGCGCGCAGCGCGGGCATCGACGCCAAGGTCAAGGCCTGGTCGCCCGAGTGGGGCGAAGGCTTCAAGCGCGACAAGGTGGCCTCGCAGATGATGGGTGCCTGGCTCGGCGGCCACCTGAGCAACTGGCTCGCGCCCGACTCCAAGGGCCAGTGGCGCTCGGCCCAGCTGCCCGCAGGCGCCTTCGCCTCGTGGGGCGGCTCGTTCTACGCCATTCCGCAGAAGGCGCAGAACAAGGCCGCGGCCTGGGAGTTCATCAAGTTCATGACGACCAACAAGGACATGCAGATCGAGGCCTTCCGCAAGCTCGATGCATTCCCGGCGCTGATCGAGGCGCAGTCCGACCCGTTCGTCAACGAGCCCATCGAGTACTTCGGCGGCCAGAAGGCGCGCCAGCTCTGGAAGGTCTCGGCCGACAAGATCCAGGCCATCGCGGTCGACAAGTACGACCCGGTCGCCAACGAGATCGTCAATGCCGAGCTCGACAAGGTGCTGGAGCAGAACAAGGACATCAAGGCCGCCCTGGCCGACGCGCAAGCCGCGATCAAGAAGCGCGTGCGTCGCTGAACGGAAGGCAGTACCCGCATGTACCTCGGCATCGACCTCGGCACTTCGGAAGTCAAGCTTGTCCTGCTCGACACCGGCGGCGCGGTGGTGGCGCAGGCTGGCGTCAAGCTCGGCATCTTGCGACCCCACCCCGGCTGGAGCGAGCAGGCGCCGGCTGATTGGTGGGCCGCCACGCAGACGGCCGTGACGCGGCTGCGCCAGCTCGCGCCACAGGCGTGGGGCAGCGTGCGCGCCATCGGGCTCTCGGGCCAGATGCACGGTGCGGTGCTGCTCGATGCCATCGGAGAAGTGCTGCGCCCGGCCATCCTCTGGAACGACGTGCGGTCTGCGCCGCAGTGTGAGGGCCTCACGAGGGCCCTTCCCAGCCTGCCGCAGATCGCCGGCAACCTGGCGATGCCGGGCTTCACCGCACCCAAGCTCGCGTGGGTGCGCGAGCACGAGCCGGCCGTCTTCGAGCGGGTGGCCAAGGTGCTGCTGCCCAAGGACTACCTGCGCTGGCGCATGACGGGTGCCTTCGTGAGCGAGATGTCGGACGCGGCGGGCACGCTGTGGCTCGACGTGGCGAAGCGGGCGTGGTCCGACGAGCTGCTCGCCGCGACCGGCCTCACGCGTGCGCACATGCCCGAGCTGGTGGAAGGCAGCGCCGTGTCGGCCCGCCTCTCGCCCGAGGTGGCGAGCGCGTGGGGGCTGTCCACCTCGGTCCTCGTGGCCGGCGGCGGTGGTGACAACGCCGCGAGCGCGGTCGGCATCGGCGCCGTGAAGCCGGGCGACGGGTTCCTGTCGCTCGGCACGAGCGGCGTGCTCTTCGTCGTCAACGACCGCTTCCGTCCAAACCCGGCCTCGGCCGTGCACGCCTTCTGCCATGCCTTGCCCGGGCGCTGGCACCAGATGGCGGTGATGCTGTCGGCGGCCTCGTGCCTGCACTGGGTCACGCAGCTCGTCGGCGCCGAGAACGAGGCCTCGCTGCTGGCGCGCACCGAGACGCTCACCGACGCCGAGCGAGACGCGGCGCCTCTCTTCCTGCCCTATCTCTCGGGTGAACGCACGCCGCACAACGATGCCAACGCACGTGGCGTGTTCTTCGGCATGACGCACGACACCGATGCACGCGCCCTCGCCCATGCCGTGCTCGAAGGCGTGGCCTTCGGCCTGCGCGACGGGCTCGACGCCCTGCGTGCGGCCGGCACCGACGTGCGCTCGCTCGCGCTCGTGGGCGGCGGCGCCCGCAGCGCGATGTGGGCCCAGCTCCATGCCGACGTGCTGGGCGTCGAGGTGCACACCGTCGAGGGCGGAGAGGCCGGCGGCGCGCTCGGCGCGGCACGGCTCGCATGGCTGGCCGACGGCGGGAGCGAAGCCGAGGTCTGCCGCCCGCCCGCAATGCGCCAGAGCTTCATGCCGCGCACTTCGCGCACCGCCGCGCTCGCCGCGCGGCACCAACGATTCCGCGGCCTCTATGCCGCAACCCGCGAGCTCTTCGCTCAGGCCTGAGCCC
This genomic interval carries:
- a CDS encoding ABC transporter substrate-binding protein, whose amino-acid sequence is MHTLTKRAALQRLVIGTAAAVAAFGAHAQATTTLTVASFPSFDLAVKAAIPLYKKVNPNVEIKLVSLAFMDHHTAMTTALAAGGTVPDVMGVELSFIGRLVESKGLEDLGKPPYNGNVLTSKFAKFTVPLAMSGSGTLAAIPADIGPGALFYRKDLLDKAGVSEADLTKSWESYIEAGKKVKAATGAYLMADAVDIKDIYIRSGLKAGEGIYFDKKGQPLINTPRFQKGFELAKAARSAGIDAKVKAWSPEWGEGFKRDKVASQMMGAWLGGHLSNWLAPDSKGQWRSAQLPAGAFASWGGSFYAIPQKAQNKAAAWEFIKFMTTNKDMQIEAFRKLDAFPALIEAQSDPFVNEPIEYFGGQKARQLWKVSADKIQAIAVDKYDPVANEIVNAELDKVLEQNKDIKAALADAQAAIKKRVRR
- the xylB gene encoding xylulokinase, producing the protein MYLGIDLGTSEVKLVLLDTGGAVVAQAGVKLGILRPHPGWSEQAPADWWAATQTAVTRLRQLAPQAWGSVRAIGLSGQMHGAVLLDAIGEVLRPAILWNDVRSAPQCEGLTRALPSLPQIAGNLAMPGFTAPKLAWVREHEPAVFERVAKVLLPKDYLRWRMTGAFVSEMSDAAGTLWLDVAKRAWSDELLAATGLTRAHMPELVEGSAVSARLSPEVASAWGLSTSVLVAGGGGDNAASAVGIGAVKPGDGFLSLGTSGVLFVVNDRFRPNPASAVHAFCHALPGRWHQMAVMLSAASCLHWVTQLVGAENEASLLARTETLTDAERDAAPLFLPYLSGERTPHNDANARGVFFGMTHDTDARALAHAVLEGVAFGLRDGLDALRAAGTDVRSLALVGGGARSAMWAQLHADVLGVEVHTVEGGEAGGALGAARLAWLADGGSEAEVCRPPAMRQSFMPRTSRTAALAARHQRFRGLYAATRELFAQA